A single genomic interval of Asinibacterium sp. OR53 harbors:
- the bglX gene encoding beta-glucosidase BglX, producing the protein MKTKYLILLLALLCCSYSSMAQQPKMDKFITALMSRMTLDEKIGQLNLPSVGFDVTGPILSQGVEEKLEKGLVGGVFNTYTPSAVRKLQNLAVNKTRLKIPLLFGYDVIHGHKTIFPIPLGLAASWDLPLIEKTARAAADEASADGLNWVFSPMVDIARDPRWGRVAEGSGEDTWLGAQIAKAMVMGYQGHDLTKQDAVMACVKHFALYGAAEAGRDYNTVDMSERKMFEMYLPPYKAAIDAGAGSVMSSFNDINGIPATANQWLLTDVLRKQWGFKGLVATDYTAILELMNHGLGDEAQVGKLALMAGSDMDMVSEIFLNRLKKLVTDKKLDVHYVDQACRRVLEAKYKLGLFDDPYRGVSEERAAKEIMSAEKVELARTAAAKSIVLLKNLNNILPLNNQQRIAFIGPLVKDQRNLIGCWSGAGDWKKATSFWEALTAQYPQNNFSYAKGANLIDDPLLVKKLNPHGAAITADSRSPKELIEEAVEHTNKADVAVVFLGESALMSGEAASRSDISLPENQQALLQALKATGKPIVLVLMNGRPLTLQWEDAHLNAIVETWFAGMKAGNAIADVLFGKYNPSGKLTMTFPRSVGQIPIYYNAKSTGRPFSEGQKYTTQYLDVPNTPLYPFGYGLSYTHFNYSAISLNKASIRPLEKLTATVTISNTGKYDGEETAQLYLHDVVASVTRPVKELKGFQKVFLNAGESKTISFTIDAEDLKFYNANMKYTSEPGKFKLFIGTNSQDVKEAEFELLP; encoded by the coding sequence ATGAAAACAAAATATTTAATACTTCTCCTGGCCCTGCTGTGCTGCAGTTACAGCAGCATGGCACAGCAGCCAAAAATGGATAAATTCATTACTGCATTGATGAGCAGAATGACCCTTGACGAAAAGATTGGCCAATTGAATCTCCCATCGGTGGGTTTCGATGTAACGGGGCCAATATTGAGCCAGGGAGTGGAAGAAAAACTGGAGAAAGGCCTGGTAGGTGGTGTTTTCAACACTTATACCCCTTCGGCTGTGCGCAAGTTGCAGAACCTGGCCGTTAACAAAACAAGATTAAAAATCCCATTGTTGTTCGGTTATGATGTGATCCATGGGCATAAAACCATCTTCCCTATTCCGCTCGGATTGGCCGCCAGTTGGGATCTTCCGTTGATAGAAAAAACCGCTCGCGCGGCGGCCGATGAAGCCAGTGCCGATGGTTTGAACTGGGTATTCTCCCCCATGGTAGACATAGCACGCGATCCACGCTGGGGCCGGGTTGCAGAAGGCAGTGGTGAAGACACCTGGCTCGGAGCGCAGATTGCCAAAGCCATGGTGATGGGATACCAGGGGCATGATCTTACAAAGCAAGATGCCGTAATGGCCTGCGTAAAACATTTCGCACTCTATGGTGCTGCAGAGGCTGGAAGAGATTATAATACGGTGGACATGAGTGAACGCAAAATGTTTGAAATGTATCTACCTCCTTACAAAGCCGCTATCGATGCCGGCGCCGGATCGGTGATGAGTTCTTTTAACGATATCAACGGAATTCCTGCCACTGCCAATCAATGGTTACTCACGGATGTATTGCGCAAACAGTGGGGCTTCAAGGGTTTGGTGGCCACCGATTATACAGCTATCCTGGAATTGATGAACCATGGATTGGGTGATGAAGCACAGGTGGGTAAGCTGGCGCTGATGGCAGGCTCCGATATGGATATGGTAAGTGAAATATTTCTCAACCGGTTGAAAAAACTGGTGACAGACAAAAAACTGGATGTGCATTATGTAGACCAGGCTTGCAGGCGCGTGTTGGAAGCGAAATACAAACTCGGTTTGTTCGATGATCCTTATCGGGGAGTAAGTGAAGAACGTGCAGCAAAAGAGATCATGTCTGCAGAAAAAGTGGAGCTGGCCAGAACAGCCGCTGCAAAAAGTATTGTGTTGTTGAAGAATCTGAACAATATCCTTCCTTTGAACAACCAACAGCGTATTGCATTTATTGGTCCGCTTGTAAAAGATCAGCGTAACCTCATCGGTTGCTGGAGTGGCGCCGGTGACTGGAAAAAAGCCACCAGCTTTTGGGAAGCGCTTACAGCACAATACCCGCAAAACAATTTCAGTTATGCCAAAGGCGCAAACCTCATCGATGACCCTTTACTGGTGAAAAAATTAAACCCGCATGGGGCTGCAATTACAGCAGATAGCCGCAGTCCTAAGGAACTGATCGAAGAAGCCGTTGAGCATACCAATAAGGCAGACGTAGCAGTTGTATTCCTGGGTGAATCTGCGCTGATGAGCGGTGAAGCTGCCAGCAGAAGCGATATCAGCTTACCCGAAAACCAGCAGGCATTGTTACAAGCGTTAAAAGCAACCGGCAAACCCATCGTATTGGTGCTCATGAACGGCCGTCCGCTGACATTACAGTGGGAAGATGCCCACCTGAACGCTATAGTAGAGACCTGGTTTGCAGGCATGAAAGCCGGCAATGCGATTGCAGATGTTCTTTTTGGCAAATACAACCCTTCTGGGAAATTGACCATGACTTTCCCAAGAAGTGTTGGGCAGATACCCATTTATTACAACGCTAAAAGCACCGGCAGACCCTTCAGCGAGGGACAAAAATATACCACACAATACCTCGACGTACCCAACACGCCATTGTATCCTTTCGGGTATGGATTGAGTTATACCCATTTTAATTACAGTGCCATCAGTTTGAATAAAGCAAGCATCAGACCTTTAGAAAAGCTTACTGCTACTGTAACCATCAGCAACACTGGCAAATACGATGGAGAAGAAACCGCGCAGTTATACCTCCACGATGTAGTAGCTTCGGTAACAAGGCCCGTAAAAGAATTGAAAGGTTTTCAAAAAGTATTCCTGAATGCGGGTGAATCAAAAACCATTTCATTCACCATCGATGCAGAAGATTTGAAATTTTACAATGCCAACATGAAATACACTTCAGAGCCAGGAAAATTCAAACTCTTTATCGGCACCAATTCACAAGATGTGAAAGAAGCTGAATTTGAATTGCTGCCTTAA
- a CDS encoding DUF1501 domain-containing protein: MINRRGFMKSGALALFAAGFGGVPGFVVRAADNRKIWTPYKKNKVLVCIFQRGAMDGLMAVSPYADTNLKLLRPSLFMSPAKTEGGMTDIDGRFALHPSLNSLHPFFAEGRMAIVHGVGSPNNTRSHFDAQDYMESGTPFNKGTASGWLNRAVGLTGHDATTPFRAVSLTSALPRSFYGDNEALAISNLQDFAIQMRGNPAATHTAAQSFEQLYDQTSNDILNKAGKESFDAMKMLNVNNIRNYQPAQGVMYPASPLGNALKQIAILIKMDVGMEVAFAESGGWDTHYNQGTANGALANNLKDFSNSIAAFWQDLAAYQDEVTLMTMTEFGRTAYQNGTGGTDHGRASCLFVLGNDVAGGKVYNNIKSLAKADLEDGRDLPVSTDFRSVFSAVANGHLKINDDKTLFPEWGGKELALMKA; this comes from the coding sequence ATGATTAACAGGAGAGGGTTTATGAAATCGGGCGCTCTGGCGCTTTTCGCAGCAGGTTTCGGCGGTGTGCCTGGCTTTGTGGTGCGCGCCGCTGATAACAGGAAGATATGGACGCCTTATAAAAAAAATAAAGTACTGGTCTGTATTTTCCAGCGTGGAGCGATGGACGGACTGATGGCAGTGAGTCCGTATGCAGATACTAACCTCAAACTCTTGCGTCCCTCTCTCTTTATGAGCCCTGCTAAAACAGAAGGCGGCATGACAGATATCGACGGGCGCTTTGCACTCCATCCTTCATTGAACAGCTTGCATCCTTTTTTTGCTGAAGGGCGTATGGCTATTGTGCATGGGGTGGGCAGTCCGAATAATACCCGCAGCCATTTCGATGCGCAGGATTATATGGAAAGCGGAACACCTTTCAACAAAGGAACAGCGAGTGGCTGGCTGAATAGGGCGGTGGGTTTAACGGGACATGATGCAACAACTCCTTTCCGCGCCGTGAGTCTTACGAGCGCTTTGCCCAGGAGTTTTTATGGAGATAATGAAGCGCTGGCCATCAGCAACCTACAGGATTTTGCCATACAGATGAGAGGCAACCCGGCAGCTACACATACAGCAGCTCAATCTTTTGAGCAATTGTACGACCAGACTTCCAACGATATATTGAACAAGGCAGGCAAAGAAAGTTTCGATGCCATGAAGATGCTGAACGTGAACAATATCAGGAATTACCAACCCGCACAAGGTGTGATGTATCCTGCATCGCCATTAGGAAATGCATTGAAACAGATTGCCATATTGATCAAGATGGATGTGGGCATGGAAGTGGCTTTTGCCGAAAGTGGCGGATGGGATACGCATTATAACCAGGGTACGGCCAATGGAGCATTGGCGAATAACCTGAAAGATTTCAGTAACAGTATTGCTGCTTTTTGGCAAGACCTGGCTGCTTATCAGGATGAAGTAACACTGATGACCATGACCGAGTTCGGAAGAACAGCATACCAGAACGGCACCGGAGGCACAGACCATGGCAGGGCAAGTTGCTTGTTTGTATTGGGTAATGATGTAGCAGGTGGAAAAGTGTACAACAATATCAAATCATTGGCCAAGGCCGACCTCGAAGATGGCCGCGACCTGCCGGTGAGTACCGATTTCAGGTCGGTGTTCAGCGCGGTGGCCAACGGTCATCTTAAGATCAACGATGATAAAACTTTATTCCCGGAATGGGGAGGGAAAGAACTGGCATTAATGAAAGCGTAA
- a CDS encoding Crp/Fnr family transcriptional regulator, with protein sequence MNNDSLTIKELLDKRFPMLSEDVKTIISEEASLAKVDKGQLMTRMGNNLRNIVLIADGSVKVYREGEDGEIFLYYLEAGDACAMSLICATKHETSEVMIVASEDSQVILLPAAIMEKLMKNHKNWYQFVVETYRTRFEELLNTFDSVVFKKLDERLIAYLQGQAEKTGSPVLQITHQQIADDLHSTREVISRLLKSMEQKNILAINRNSLVLKTDIGLK encoded by the coding sequence ATGAATAATGATAGCTTAACCATAAAGGAATTGTTGGATAAACGCTTCCCTATGCTGAGCGAAGATGTAAAAACCATCATCAGTGAGGAGGCTTCACTGGCCAAAGTGGATAAAGGACAGTTGATGACCCGTATGGGCAACAACCTTAGAAATATTGTGCTGATTGCAGACGGTTCCGTGAAGGTGTACCGTGAGGGGGAAGATGGTGAAATATTCCTGTACTACCTCGAAGCTGGCGACGCCTGTGCTATGTCGCTCATTTGTGCCACTAAACATGAGACAAGCGAAGTGATGATCGTCGCTTCTGAAGACAGCCAGGTGATCTTATTGCCCGCTGCGATCATGGAAAAGCTCATGAAGAACCATAAAAACTGGTACCAGTTTGTGGTGGAAACTTATCGCACCCGTTTTGAAGAGTTGCTGAATACGTTTGACAGCGTGGTATTCAAAAAGCTCGATGAGCGTCTCATAGCATACCTGCAGGGCCAGGCAGAAAAAACAGGCAGCCCTGTTTTGCAGATCACGCACCAACAAATAGCGGACGACCTGCATTCTACCCGTGAAGTAATCTCACGATTACTGAAAAGCATGGAGCAAAAGAATATCCTGGCCATCAACCGCAATAGCTTAGTGCTGAAAACAGATATTGGCCTGAAATGA
- a CDS encoding TolC family protein yields MKKLFLFFLLSISLVRIPAQPALTKAEAIRLATDSSCTVAMADNVIKTAEAKFKQTDAVFLPQVTLDYSGLMTNNPLHAFGFKLLQRGIAQNDFAPDLLNHPNATGNFTTEATVVQPIFNADMLSMREAARKQVAIAGYQKQRVQDYLKFSAETEYNQLQLSYEMLKVSKEALATLQAIYKWTKDRYDQGYIQRSDLLNVDVNVKSIETQIAAAQSAIQEHSDNLSVLMRKPVGAIYQVDSLIPDGNLSNYNHLPADRSDFKAMEMAISSYDDMIKSTRRSLVPKVNGFASYQLNDSRALGFGNGAYLVGVQMTWHVFKGNEVHNKLATQRLEQKQIALQLQDSKEQDAKALAKANSQLTEANYRLAQYHLSVQQAQEALQILENRYKQGLVSTTDLLQAQTQQAMQKLYYKQAVTMHNSTLAYIRFLTAR; encoded by the coding sequence ATGAAAAAACTATTCTTGTTTTTCCTTTTAAGCATTTCCCTGGTACGGATACCGGCACAACCGGCTCTTACCAAAGCAGAGGCCATACGACTTGCTACGGACAGCAGCTGTACGGTAGCAATGGCAGATAATGTTATAAAAACAGCCGAAGCAAAGTTCAAACAGACCGATGCCGTCTTTCTGCCACAGGTGACGTTGGACTACAGCGGCCTGATGACCAATAATCCTTTACATGCATTTGGTTTTAAGTTGCTACAGCGGGGCATTGCGCAGAACGACTTTGCGCCTGATCTTCTTAACCATCCCAATGCTACAGGTAATTTTACCACAGAGGCCACTGTTGTGCAACCCATTTTTAATGCAGATATGTTATCCATGCGTGAGGCCGCACGTAAACAGGTAGCTATTGCAGGTTATCAAAAGCAACGTGTGCAGGATTACCTGAAATTTTCTGCAGAAACAGAATATAATCAATTACAGCTTTCGTATGAAATGCTGAAAGTTTCCAAAGAGGCACTGGCAACGCTGCAAGCCATTTACAAATGGACGAAGGACCGCTACGATCAGGGATATATCCAAAGATCAGATTTGCTGAATGTGGATGTAAATGTGAAATCCATCGAAACACAGATCGCTGCTGCTCAGTCTGCCATACAAGAGCATTCCGATAACCTGAGCGTACTGATGAGGAAACCGGTAGGAGCTATTTACCAGGTAGATAGTCTTATACCCGATGGCAATTTATCGAACTACAATCATCTTCCTGCCGACCGTTCAGATTTTAAAGCCATGGAAATGGCGATCTCTTCTTATGACGATATGATAAAAAGCACCAGGCGCAGCCTGGTGCCAAAAGTCAACGGATTTGCGTCTTACCAGTTGAACGACAGTAGGGCTTTGGGTTTCGGCAACGGTGCTTACCTGGTTGGTGTGCAGATGACCTGGCATGTGTTTAAAGGAAATGAAGTACATAACAAGCTGGCTACACAGCGGCTGGAGCAAAAGCAAATAGCGCTGCAATTGCAGGATAGCAAAGAGCAGGATGCAAAAGCATTGGCCAAAGCCAACAGTCAGTTAACAGAAGCAAATTACCGCCTGGCGCAGTATCATTTGTCTGTTCAGCAGGCACAGGAAGCTTTGCAGATATTGGAAAATCGCTATAAGCAAGGCCTGGTCAGCACCACCGACCTATTACAGGCGCAAACCCAGCAAGCCATGCAAAAACTTTATTACAAACAGGCCGTAACAATGCATAACAGCACATTGGCCTATATCCGTTTCTTAACAGCCCGTTAA
- a CDS encoding efflux RND transporter periplasmic adaptor subunit: MLYFFPFAMLLTACKTNPENTAPGNNAAAPVHVRLALAGTEGNGAFAAISGQLMSAHSAAISTRIMGYITRMNVNIGDNVRAGQLLFSIKSTDIRAKDGQVTANIAAAEAALANAKKDYERFKILHSQNSATDKELENITLQYKAAEAQSQAARQMRNEVNANMAYADVTAPFSGTVTQKMMEAGSLAGPGAPVLMLESSGALQATAMVTEDKIKYIHQGMHVNITADADGKNTGGTVTEISRSSVTTGGQYLIKINPDNSEGLLSGMYVHIRIPVATTTNMISVPASSLVTQGDLVGVYTVSGDNKALLRWLRTGNTSNGQVEVLSGLAAGERYISYADSRLWNGANIKF; this comes from the coding sequence ATGCTGTACTTTTTTCCCTTTGCAATGCTGCTCACTGCCTGCAAAACTAATCCGGAAAATACAGCGCCGGGAAACAATGCCGCCGCACCTGTTCATGTAAGGTTGGCGCTGGCAGGCACCGAAGGAAACGGCGCATTCGCAGCAATAAGCGGCCAGTTGATGTCGGCACATTCCGCCGCCATCAGTACAAGGATAATGGGCTATATCACCAGAATGAATGTCAATATTGGCGATAATGTCCGCGCCGGTCAATTGCTTTTCTCCATCAAGTCTACCGATATCCGCGCCAAAGACGGGCAGGTTACCGCCAATATCGCGGCGGCGGAAGCAGCCCTTGCCAATGCCAAGAAGGATTATGAACGTTTCAAAATATTGCATTCGCAAAACAGCGCTACTGACAAGGAGCTTGAAAATATCACGTTGCAATACAAGGCGGCAGAAGCACAGTCGCAGGCTGCCCGTCAAATGCGCAATGAAGTGAATGCCAATATGGCCTATGCCGATGTTACTGCTCCTTTCAGCGGCACTGTTACGCAAAAAATGATGGAGGCAGGCAGTCTTGCAGGACCGGGAGCACCCGTATTGATGCTGGAAAGTTCAGGAGCTTTACAGGCTACCGCCATGGTTACGGAAGACAAGATCAAATATATTCACCAGGGCATGCATGTAAACATTACCGCCGATGCAGATGGGAAAAATACCGGCGGTACTGTTACGGAGATCAGCCGCTCTTCTGTTACAACCGGAGGCCAGTACCTGATAAAGATCAATCCCGACAACAGTGAAGGACTTCTTTCAGGAATGTATGTCCATATACGTATTCCGGTAGCGACAACAACAAATATGATAAGTGTTCCCGCATCAAGCCTTGTAACACAGGGCGACCTGGTGGGTGTTTATACCGTGTCGGGCGATAATAAGGCTTTGTTGAGATGGCTGCGCACAGGCAATACCAGCAATGGGCAGGTCGAAGTTCTCTCGGGTCTTGCTGCAGGAGAACGGTACATCAGTTATGCCGATAGCCGGCTTTGGAACGGAGCAAATATTAAATTCTAA
- a CDS encoding DUF2892 domain-containing protein: MKNEQIIRAVAGSLVLIGITLSYFVNRNWIWVSVFAGVNLLQSAFTKWCLLEKILEKKRM, encoded by the coding sequence ATGAAAAACGAACAGATCATCCGCGCCGTAGCAGGCTCTTTGGTACTCATTGGGATTACATTATCTTATTTCGTTAACAGGAACTGGATATGGGTATCTGTTTTTGCTGGCGTCAATCTTTTACAATCTGCATTTACTAAATGGTGCTTACTGGAGAAGATACTGGAGAAGAAAAGAATGTAG
- a CDS encoding efflux RND transporter permease subunit: MENGIAGRIANAFIRSKLTILLMVAGLLLGAYAVMMIPREEEPQIKVPMLDIFVGYPGATPKEVENRVTAPMEKIISNIKGVEHVYSTSMNGQAAIIVQFIVGEDIERSQVKLYSELMKNMDKMPPGVTTPMLKSRGIDDVPIFSLTFWSEKYNSAQLRQIANQVGAALKKIPDVSTVNVTGGRSKELQVILDKEKMTALHVDIQTVQQMISAQNAQMHSGTLRIQDTAFAVQTGNFLASKEDVENLIVGTTGQQPVFLKQFAKVLEGYEMPSNYVSFGYGKAAVKDQQLFPSTYPAVTLSVCKKSGSDAMQLAEKMETRLGGLNKTLIPSEVHTTITRNNGESASEKVSELLMHLAIAIVAVTVFVMLAMGWRGGMVVFLSVPVTFALTLVAYYFLNYTLNRITLFALVFIVGIVVDDSIIIAENMHRHFKMKRLPFLQAAIYSINEVGNPTILATFTVMAAVFPMAFVSGMMGPYMSPMPVGAAVAMFLSLLVALTLTPYLGLIFLREKEKTAKRHVAEVEAGQTKIYRIYQKLMLPMLEKRLYRWGFMIGTSVVLLATSLMFYTKSVGVKMLPFDNKNEFQVVIDMPEGTSLERTQAVTAEIANYLSQQPMVRNFQTYTGTASPITFSGLVRHYDLRRGDHVADIQVNLVDKKDRSVQSHEITKEMRDPIDAIAKKYGANIALVEVSPGPPVRSTLVAEIYGPDEKEQVKVAEQVKSLLAQTPDVVDLDWSREADQPEYRFVVDKEKAMRNGISQAQITMSAYALISGTSAGLLHQPNAYEPEHIRLQVADQDKNNLQALNNLPVKGQMGNMLSLGELGHWERMVAAQSINRKDQKRVVYITADMAGKLESPVYAITAMSKKLKEIKLPKGYSLKEEYTQAPQTEDNYTVKWDGEWQITYEVFRDLGAAFGAVLIIIYILIVGWFQDFKVPLVMLSAIPLSLIGIILGHWALHAYFTATSMIGFIALAGVMVRNSILLIDFIDIRLKEGESLQQAIIEAGAVRTTPILLTAGAVVLGAVIILTDPVFQGLAISLMGGTLTSTFLTLIVVPLLYFKMLKKKYK; this comes from the coding sequence ATGGAAAATGGAATTGCCGGAAGAATAGCTAACGCCTTTATCCGATCAAAGCTCACAATATTGCTGATGGTTGCCGGATTGTTACTGGGTGCTTACGCAGTGATGATGATACCGCGTGAGGAAGAGCCTCAAATTAAAGTGCCGATGCTGGATATATTCGTCGGTTATCCCGGGGCTACGCCTAAGGAGGTGGAAAACAGGGTGACGGCGCCGATGGAGAAAATCATTTCCAATATCAAAGGTGTGGAGCATGTGTATTCCACTTCTATGAACGGACAGGCTGCGATCATTGTTCAGTTTATTGTAGGCGAAGATATAGAGCGCTCGCAGGTAAAACTGTACAGCGAACTCATGAAGAACATGGATAAAATGCCGCCAGGTGTTACCACGCCCATGCTGAAAAGCCGCGGTATTGATGATGTCCCTATTTTTTCGCTGACGTTCTGGAGTGAAAAATACAACAGCGCACAACTGAGGCAGATAGCTAACCAGGTAGGTGCAGCGCTGAAAAAAATACCCGATGTATCTACTGTGAACGTAACCGGTGGCAGGAGTAAAGAACTACAGGTCATTTTAGATAAAGAAAAAATGACGGCCCTGCATGTAGATATCCAAACTGTGCAGCAAATGATCTCGGCGCAGAATGCGCAAATGCATTCGGGTACATTGCGGATACAAGACACAGCCTTTGCCGTACAGACGGGAAATTTCCTTGCCTCAAAGGAAGATGTGGAAAACCTGATTGTGGGTACGACCGGACAACAACCTGTATTCTTGAAACAGTTTGCCAAAGTGCTGGAAGGGTATGAAATGCCCAGTAACTATGTAAGCTTCGGTTATGGAAAGGCAGCTGTGAAAGACCAGCAACTTTTCCCATCCACTTACCCGGCTGTTACATTGTCTGTTTGCAAAAAATCAGGATCTGATGCCATGCAACTGGCTGAGAAGATGGAAACACGTTTAGGTGGACTAAATAAAACCCTTATCCCCTCCGAGGTGCATACAACCATTACACGCAACAATGGCGAATCGGCTTCCGAAAAAGTATCAGAATTGCTGATGCATTTGGCCATTGCGATTGTTGCCGTAACGGTTTTTGTAATGCTTGCCATGGGCTGGCGTGGTGGTATGGTGGTGTTTTTGTCCGTACCTGTTACGTTTGCACTTACACTGGTGGCGTATTATTTTCTGAATTACACATTGAACAGGATCACACTTTTTGCCCTGGTCTTTATAGTCGGCATCGTGGTGGACGATTCCATCATCATAGCAGAAAATATGCACCGCCATTTCAAGATGAAGCGGCTGCCATTCCTGCAAGCCGCCATCTACTCTATCAACGAAGTAGGTAACCCCACCATACTTGCAACATTCACTGTGATGGCAGCAGTATTTCCCATGGCCTTCGTGAGTGGTATGATGGGTCCTTACATGAGCCCGATGCCGGTAGGCGCTGCCGTTGCCATGTTCCTGTCGTTATTGGTTGCTTTAACGCTAACCCCTTATCTCGGTCTTATTTTCCTTCGTGAAAAAGAAAAAACAGCGAAGCGCCATGTGGCAGAGGTGGAAGCAGGGCAAACGAAAATTTACAGGATCTATCAAAAGCTTATGCTGCCGATGCTCGAAAAACGTTTATACCGCTGGGGCTTTATGATAGGCACCAGTGTGGTATTGCTGGCTACTTCTCTCATGTTTTATACAAAATCCGTGGGTGTGAAGATGCTGCCCTTCGATAATAAAAATGAATTCCAGGTAGTGATAGATATGCCCGAAGGTACAAGCCTGGAGCGCACACAGGCTGTCACTGCCGAAATAGCCAACTACTTGTCGCAACAACCCATGGTACGCAATTTTCAAACCTATACGGGAACAGCGTCGCCCATTACTTTCAGCGGACTGGTAAGGCATTACGATCTTCGCCGCGGCGATCATGTAGCAGATATCCAGGTGAACCTGGTTGATAAAAAAGACCGTTCGGTTCAAAGCCATGAGATTACCAAAGAGATGCGAGACCCTATTGATGCGATTGCAAAAAAATACGGTGCCAATATTGCATTGGTAGAAGTTTCTCCCGGACCTCCTGTACGGTCTACTCTGGTTGCTGAAATCTATGGCCCTGATGAAAAAGAACAGGTTAAAGTGGCCGAACAGGTTAAATCGTTGTTGGCGCAAACACCCGATGTGGTAGACCTGGATTGGAGCAGGGAAGCTGACCAGCCGGAGTACCGTTTTGTGGTAGATAAAGAAAAGGCCATGCGTAACGGCATATCACAGGCGCAAATAACAATGAGTGCTTATGCTTTGATCTCTGGTACTTCGGCAGGATTGTTACATCAACCCAATGCATACGAGCCTGAACATATCCGCTTGCAGGTAGCTGACCAGGATAAGAATAATTTACAGGCACTCAATAACCTGCCGGTAAAGGGACAGATGGGTAATATGCTGTCATTGGGAGAGTTGGGGCATTGGGAAAGGATGGTAGCGGCACAAAGTATCAACCGTAAAGACCAGAAGCGTGTTGTTTACATTACCGCAGACATGGCGGGAAAATTGGAAAGCCCGGTCTATGCTATTACAGCTATGTCGAAAAAACTGAAAGAGATCAAATTGCCCAAAGGCTACAGCCTGAAAGAAGAATATACGCAAGCGCCCCAGACAGAAGACAATTATACCGTTAAATGGGACGGAGAATGGCAGATTACCTATGAGGTATTCCGCGACCTGGGTGCCGCTTTCGGCGCCGTGCTGATCATTATTTATATATTGATTGTAGGTTGGTTCCAGGATTTTAAAGTGCCATTGGTCATGCTTTCTGCCATTCCATTATCGTTGATCGGTATCATACTCGGCCATTGGGCATTGCATGCTTATTTTACGGCAACTTCCATGATAGGCTTTATAGCGCTGGCAGGAGTAATGGTGCGCAACTCAATTTTACTCATTGATTTTATCGACATCAGGCTGAAAGAAGGGGAAAGCTTACAACAAGCGATTATTGAAGCAGGCGCCGTTCGTACCACACCGATTTTACTCACGGCTGGCGCGGTTGTATTGGGAGCCGTCATTATTCTGACCGATCCGGTATTTCAGGGACTTGCCATTTCATTAATGGGAGGCACATTGACTTCCACATTCCTGACGCTGATCGTAGTACCCCTGTTATACTTTAAAATGCTGAAGAAAAAATATAAATAA